DNA sequence from the Vicia villosa cultivar HV-30 ecotype Madison, WI linkage group LG3, Vvil1.0, whole genome shotgun sequence genome:
ttaaaaactttaacctatttaaccctaaataaaaattaaaaataaataaatttagccTCGTGTGCAATGAAATAAAATCGCACACAAATAAACAATTAAACTTAATTTCCGTTTGCAAGTTCCTCGCAAAGTTCGTGggcaataaaaaattcaaaaaagaaaATAGCTAACTCCAAAAAAACCTTATAAAACATAGCTTCTCTATGTAttccaacataaaaaaaaaatcttataacAATGTCTCTTTCACATagtttcatctttctcttctccattatCACACTCATAATAATTTCCAATGGAGTTTCCTCACAACAATCCAACATCATATTACCCTCCGAACAACAACACCACCACCAACCAACAGAAAAACTAACACACATCCACTTCTACTACCACGACatccgaaacaacaaaaacccGACCATAGTCCAAATCATCGACTCCCCCAAAAACATGCCAAACGGATTCGGTTCAACTTTCATGATGGACGATGCAATGACGGAAGGCCCGGAGCTAAGTTCGAACCACATCGGAAGAGCTCAGGGGCTGTTTGGTCTTTCTTCACTTCATGATCTTGGGATGTTTATGTTGACAAATTTTGTTTTTGAGGAAGGGGAGTATGGTGGGAGTAGTTTGAGTATGTTGGGAAGGAATCCTATTTCGGAACAGAATAGAGAAATGGCTATTGTTGGTGGGACTGGTGATTT
Encoded proteins:
- the LOC131657209 gene encoding dirigent protein 21-like; amino-acid sequence: MSLSHSFIFLFSIITLIIISNGVSSQQSNIILPSEQQHHHQPTEKLTHIHFYYHDIRNNKNPTIVQIIDSPKNMPNGFGSTFMMDDAMTEGPELSSNHIGRAQGLFGLSSLHDLGMFMLTNFVFEEGEYGGSSLSMLGRNPISEQNREMAIVGGTGDFRFARGFAVANSVNDISTPEHFVVEYNVTVSHP